The DNA sequence CAGCACCACCCCGGGGCGCCCGGGTAAGTTTTTATACATGTAAATAAATTAACCCCAGGGGATCGCTGCTGTCGATGCCTGGGGAATGATGAGGCCATGCCGCAGCCGTCCGCACCGCGCAGATCCCCTGGCCGACCTCCCCGCATCTCCCGTGAGGAGGTCATCGGGACGGCCCGCCGGATCGTCACCGAGGAAGGCGTGGACCGGCTGACCATGCGGCGGCTGGCGACGGAGATCGGCAGCACGCCGATGGCGCTGTACCACCACGTCCGCAACAAGGAAGAACTGCTCGTCCTGCTGCTGGACGACTATGCCGCGCGGGCGCTGCGCCGGCCCGAGCCGCCCGCCCACCCCCGCGAGCGTGTCGTCGTCGCCGCCGCCGCGATCCACGAGGCGCTCGCCGCGTGCCCCTGGACCGTGGACGTGCTGACCGCCGACGATCTGATGTCGGCGTCCGCGCTGTGGTTCGTCGAGCAGATGGTCGACGGCCTGGTCGAGTGCGGACTCTCCCCCGAGCAGGCCGTGCACGGGTACCGCGCGATCTGGTACTACACAGCCGGAGAGATCGTGGTCCGAACGACGGCCGCCCGACGGAGCGCGGACGGTGGCCGTGCGACCTATCGGGAGCAGGTCTTCGGCAATCTCGACCCGGGCGAGCTGCCCCGGTTGGCGCAGGTCGCGGACCGCTGGACATCGCTGACCGGCGAGGACACCTACCTGGACGGGCTCCGGGCCCTGGTGGCCGGCCTGCTCGCCGGCCGCTGACGGCACCGTCGCCACGGGCGGTTGCTCGCCGCTTGGTCCGCCACTCGTCAACGGCGCCCGTGTCCCGCGCCCCCGAACGCCCTCAGTGCGCCAGCCCCAGCGGAGCCCCCTGCGCCGGCACCACCACCCGCCGCACCCACGGCTCCAGCAGCAGCGGCACGCCCAGGACCGGCAGCAGCCAGGCCACGGTCACCAGCCGGTCGCCCCAGATGTTGATGTCCGGGTGCCCGGCCTGGTTGAGCAGGCCCGTGCAGGCGGCGGCGACCAGGAAGGCGCCGAACACCGGCCGCCGCCGCGCCCCCAGCGCCCCGGCCGCCAGCGCCGCCAGGAACAGCGGCTCCCACAGCTGCCGCCGCAGCCACTCCGTCCAGAAGTTCCCCTGCAGCTGGAAGAACTCCTGCCACGGCCGCTCCCGGTCGGGGCGGGCGAAGTGATCGGTCAGCAGGTCCTGCACGCTCTCCGACACCGACGGGAAGTGCAGCAGCCGGGCCAGCAGCACCGCGCCCAGCGCACCCGCGCACCCCGCCCCGGCCAGCGCCACCGCCCCCGCCACCGCCACCGGCGGCAGGCCCCGACACCGGCGCCGTACGGCGGTCACCGCGCCCGCGCCCGCCAGGCACAGCCCGAGGAACAGCGCCTGCGAGTGCTTGACGGCGAACAGCGCGCACAGCGCGGCGGCCACCACCGCCACCCCCTTCCGCGTCCCGCCCCCCTCCAGCGCCAGCGCACAGCCCCACAGCGCGGCCAGGGTGAGGACCAGCAGCAGCCCCTCCGTCATCGGGCGCATCGCGGTCGTCCCGCACGGCAGGACCAGGAACAGCGCCTGCCCGGTGAGCGCGAGCGGCACGGGCACCGACAGGGCGCGCAGCACCAGGAAGGCGAGCACCCCGCCCGCACAGGTGATCACCACCCCCGCCGACCACACCCCCCACGTCACCCCGAACAGGCTCACGAACGGGGCCAGGACCACCGGATAACCGGGCCGCACCTCGAAGATCCGCATGAACCGCTCCGGCATGAACGGCACCGTGTGCCCGCCGGTCTGCCCGGCCGCCAGCCGCGCCTCCACCTGCCGCCACTCCTGCTCCCGGCACTCCGCGAGGACCCGCGGGGCGGGGTCCGGGGCGTGGAAGCGCACCACGTCCACGTTCTGCGCGCGGTGCGCGATCGCCGCCCGGCCCGCGCAGAAGTGGTCGATGGTGGCGGCCGCCGCCGCCCGCTTGTCCACGCCGCCCAGACTCAGGGCGTACGACAGGTAGTTCTTGCTGTCGGGGGTGTCGCGGCCGGTGACGTTGGCGAGTTGCAGCACCGCGAAGACCGCGGCCAGGAGCAGGACCCAGGTGCGCGGCCTCACGACGGGATCAACAGGTCGGGGGCGGTGGCCTGGGACGGCACCCGGGCCGGGCCGGCCGGCGGCCCGGCGGGCGGCTCGCCCAGCATCAGCGTGCGCACCACCCGCTCGGCGGCCCGGCCGTCGTCGAACTCGCAGTACCGCTCCCGGAAGGCGGACCGCAGCCGTGCCGCCTCCTCGTCCTGCCACGTCCCGGAGTCGAACAGCCAGGCGAGTTCGCGGTAGGAGCGGGACACGTGGCCCGGCGCCTCGGCCGTGATGTCGGCATAGGCGCCCCGGCTCGCCCGGAAGGCGTCCCAGTCGTCGGCGTGGATCACGATCGGCCGGTCCAGGAGGGCGTAGTCGAACATCAGGGCCGAGTAGTCGGTGACCAGGACGTCGGCGGCGAGCAGCACGTCCTGCACCTCCGGTTCGTCCGTGGCGTCGACGAGCACGCCCCGCCGGTGCAGCTCCGACAGGCCGAGACCGCGCGCGGGCCCCCCGGCGAGGGAGGGGTGCAGCCGCACGACCAGGGTGCGGCCCTCGCCCAGGTCGGCGGCGAACCGGGCCAGGTCGATCCGCTCCACCAGCCCGCCCCTGCGGTAGTCCCGGCGGGTCGGCGCGTACAGCACCACCGTGTGGCCGTCCGGGACGCCGAGCCGCGCGCGGACCTCGCGTCCGCCGTCCGCCCCCGCGCCGACCAGGACGTCGTTGCGGGGGCTGCCGGTGCGCAGGGAGGTGAAGTGGCAGGGGAAGGCCCGCTCCCACACCAGCTCGGAGTGCCGGTTGGCGACCAGGCTGTAGTCCCAGCGGTCGGCCCTGCGCAGCATCCGCGGGACGTCGACCCCGTGCCGGGCGCCGGGCTTGTCCAGCAGATCGGCGCCCATGTACTTCAGCGGGGTGCCCTGATGGGTGTGGACGTGCACGCTGCCGGGGCGTTTGACCAGCGCCCCGGGCCAGTTGACGTTGTTGACGAAGTACGTGGCCCGCTCGGTCACCCTGCGGTAGCCGGGCGAGTCCAGGAGCACGTACTCCGTGTCCGGCGGCAGCCCGGCGGCCTGCTCCTCACCGGCCAGCACCCACACGCCCCTGATGTGCGGGGCGAGTTCGCGCGCCGCGCGGTGGATCGCCGCCGGGTCGCCGAGCACGCCCCGGTGCGAGAACGCCGAGTACACGGCGAGCTCCGGGTCCAGCGGGCGGTGCAGGTTCAGCGCCGACCGGCCCCGGGCCACCCGCTC is a window from the Streptomyces capillispiralis genome containing:
- a CDS encoding TetR/AcrR family transcriptional regulator, with the translated sequence MPQPSAPRRSPGRPPRISREEVIGTARRIVTEEGVDRLTMRRLATEIGSTPMALYHHVRNKEELLVLLLDDYAARALRRPEPPAHPRERVVVAAAAIHEALAACPWTVDVLTADDLMSASALWFVEQMVDGLVECGLSPEQAVHGYRAIWYYTAGEIVVRTTAARRSADGGRATYREQVFGNLDPGELPRLAQVADRWTSLTGEDTYLDGLRALVAGLLAGR
- a CDS encoding bifunctional glycosyltransferase/CDP-glycerol:glycerophosphate glycerophosphotransferase; the encoded protein is MPRFSIIVPVHKVQGYLHACLDSVLGQSYRDIEVIAVDDRSPDGCGAILDDYAARDERVRVLHLPENVGLGPARNAGMPHATGDYLFFLDSDDTLTPGALRALADRLEETGDPDVLVFDYARTHWWGGTRRNVLAHLLATEDVFTAAERPQILDLLMVVWNKLYRRDFVEREGFAFPPGYYEDTPWTFPVLLSAERIATLDRICLYYRQRRQGSILSTTSRKHFDVHEQYARVFRFVDDRPALAHWRPFLHAKMGEHCLDILAKPDRLPPSDRAEFFRRTAELFRAHRPEGVRVPAGLRVLEGGYSRYLLRRQAGRAGRELGRRARQARTATAERVARGRSALNLHRPLDPELAVYSAFSHRGVLGDPAAIHRAARELAPHIRGVWVLAGEEQAAGLPPDTEYVLLDSPGYRRVTERATYFVNNVNWPGALVKRPGSVHVHTHQGTPLKYMGADLLDKPGARHGVDVPRMLRRADRWDYSLVANRHSELVWERAFPCHFTSLRTGSPRNDVLVGAGADGGREVRARLGVPDGHTVVLYAPTRRDYRRGGLVERIDLARFAADLGEGRTLVVRLHPSLAGGPARGLGLSELHRRGVLVDATDEPEVQDVLLAADVLVTDYSALMFDYALLDRPIVIHADDWDAFRASRGAYADITAEAPGHVSRSYRELAWLFDSGTWQDEEAARLRSAFRERYCEFDDGRAAERVVRTLMLGEPPAGPPAGPARVPSQATAPDLLIPS